The Clostridium septicum genome contains a region encoding:
- a CDS encoding endonuclease MutS2 — translation MNDKSLRVLEFNKIKEKLKFYVVTSSGKEIVENLKPYNTAFEVRNKLKESSEALDILIRKGAPPFEGLFDVREALERAEKGGVLSPGQLLRIGGMFKCSRRFKEYISRSEEEISYPKLEDLAYILTPNKLLEDAIENAIISEDEISDKASSTLYNLRRNIKEKNSSVRDKINSIVRANAKYLQDSLYTMRGDRYVLPVKAEYKGAVQGLVHDQSSTGATLFIEPISLVNLNNEIRELKLKEQAEIERILMDLSERVLLNIEDAKSNGKILSELDFIFAKGKYASALNAICPEINENKDFDIIQGRHPLIDPKVVVPSDIYIGKDFNTLMITGPNTGGKTVTLKTVGLLHLMALSGLLIPAKDGSVIGFFTKIFADIGDEQSIEQSLSTFSSHMTNIVNIMQEIDENSLVLFDELGSGTDPVEGAGLAVAILDTLRNKGARQIATTHYSELKGYALKTPGIENASVEFDVETLRPTYRLLIGIPGKSNAFQISKRLGLREDVIEKAKNYISEENLQFEDLIRELQEKSIIANRDAREAKRIKNEAEEIKKKYNEKLKRLEEVRDKAYEDARRDAKNIISKAKDEADEILKAMRELEKLGIEQGGRKRLEEERRKLKEALEEREASLVKMRENQGESIEKVTLGMDAFLPSLNQKVVIVSMPDSKGEVQVEAGIMKINVKLKDLRKVNETPKKKEKKKREVKLNLKSIDSRIDLRGMDSEEACFRTDKYLDEAYMANLGEVVIVHGKGTGVLRKAINDMLKRHPHVKSYRLGVYGEGGDGVTIVTLK, via the coding sequence ATGAACGATAAATCTCTAAGAGTATTGGAATTTAATAAAATAAAAGAAAAATTAAAGTTTTATGTAGTTACTTCAAGTGGAAAAGAGATTGTAGAAAACTTAAAGCCTTATAATACTGCATTTGAAGTTAGAAATAAGTTAAAAGAAAGTAGTGAAGCATTAGATATATTAATTAGAAAAGGAGCACCACCTTTTGAAGGGTTATTTGATGTTAGAGAGGCTTTAGAAAGAGCTGAAAAAGGTGGAGTATTATCTCCAGGTCAATTACTTAGAATTGGTGGAATGTTTAAATGTTCAAGAAGGTTTAAGGAATATATTTCAAGAAGTGAAGAAGAGATTTCATATCCTAAATTAGAAGATTTAGCATATATATTAACACCAAATAAATTATTAGAAGATGCAATAGAAAATGCTATAATATCTGAAGATGAAATAAGTGATAAAGCAAGTAGCACATTATATAATTTAAGAAGAAATATAAAAGAAAAAAATTCATCAGTTAGAGATAAAATTAATAGTATTGTTAGGGCAAATGCAAAGTATCTTCAAGATAGTTTATATACAATGAGAGGGGATAGATATGTTCTTCCTGTAAAAGCTGAATATAAGGGTGCTGTTCAGGGGCTTGTACATGATCAAAGTTCAACAGGGGCAACATTATTTATAGAACCAATAAGTCTTGTTAATTTAAATAATGAAATAAGGGAATTGAAATTAAAGGAACAAGCTGAAATTGAGAGAATATTAATGGATTTATCAGAGAGAGTATTATTAAATATTGAAGATGCTAAAAGTAATGGAAAAATATTATCAGAACTAGATTTTATATTTGCAAAAGGAAAATATGCATCTGCATTAAATGCTATATGTCCTGAAATAAATGAAAATAAAGACTTTGATATTATACAAGGAAGACATCCTCTTATAGATCCTAAAGTAGTTGTCCCATCAGATATTTATATAGGAAAAGATTTTAATACTTTAATGATTACAGGTCCTAATACAGGAGGTAAAACAGTAACACTTAAAACAGTAGGATTACTTCATTTAATGGCATTAAGTGGTCTATTAATTCCAGCAAAAGATGGCTCTGTAATAGGATTTTTTACTAAAATATTTGCAGATATAGGAGATGAACAAAGTATAGAACAATCATTATCAACTTTCTCATCTCATATGACAAATATAGTAAATATAATGCAGGAAATAGATGAAAATTCATTGGTATTATTTGATGAATTAGGTTCAGGAACTGATCCAGTAGAGGGAGCAGGTTTAGCTGTTGCTATTTTAGACACATTAAGGAATAAAGGAGCAAGACAAATAGCAACAACACATTATAGTGAATTAAAAGGATATGCTTTAAAAACACCAGGCATAGAAAATGCATCTGTTGAATTTGATGTTGAGACCTTAAGACCTACATATAGATTGTTAATAGGAATACCAGGAAAGTCTAACGCTTTTCAAATATCTAAAAGGCTAGGTTTAAGGGAAGATGTCATAGAAAAAGCTAAGAATTATATTTCAGAAGAGAATCTACAATTTGAGGATTTAATAAGAGAACTTCAAGAAAAGAGTATAATTGCTAATAGAGATGCACGAGAAGCTAAACGTATTAAGAATGAAGCAGAAGAAATAAAGAAGAAATACAATGAAAAGCTTAAAAGATTAGAAGAAGTAAGAGATAAGGCTTATGAAGACGCAAGAAGAGATGCTAAGAATATAATTAGCAAGGCTAAAGATGAAGCTGATGAAATATTAAAAGCTATGAGAGAACTTGAAAAGCTTGGAATAGAGCAAGGTGGACGAAAAAGATTAGAAGAGGAAAGAAGAAAATTAAAAGAAGCCCTTGAAGAAAGAGAAGCGTCACTTGTTAAAATGAGAGAAAATCAAGGGGAATCTATAGAAAAAGTAACTTTAGGGATGGATGCATTTCTTCCATCATTAAATCAAAAGGTAGTAATTGTTTCAATGCCAGATTCTAAAGGTGAAGTTCAAGTAGAAGCAGGTATAATGAAAATAAATGTTAAGCTTAAAGATTTAAGAAAGGTAAATGAAACTCCAAAGAAGAAAGAGAAGAAGAAGAGAGAGGTAAAATTAAACTTAAAATCTATTGATAGTAGAATAGATTTAAGGGGTATGGATTCAGAAGAAGCTTGTTTTAGAACTGATAAATATTTAGATGAAGCTTATATGGCTAATTTAGGTGAAGTTGTGATAGTTCATGGAAAAGGTACTGGAGTACTTAGAAAAGCAATAAATGATATGTTAAAAAGACATCCACATGTTAAATCCTATAGATTAGGAGTATATGGGGAAGGTGGAGATGGAGTTACAATAGTAACTTTGAAATAA
- a CDS encoding DUF3656 domain-containing U32 family peptidase, with the protein MDRVEILAPAGSMESLFAAINKGADAVYLGGNKFSARAYASNFDNDNMIKAIDYAHGYGVKIYVTINTILKENEIEEAVRYAGFLYEIGVDAIIIQDLGLFKRVKEDYPDMEIHASTQMTIHNGEGALFFKEQGFKRIVLSRELSIDEIKYISKDLDIETEIFVHGALCISYSGQCLMSSMIGGRSGNRGRCAQPCRMEYTLKGKTSGEKKAYLLSPKDTCTIEDMKEIIDSGTASLKIEGRMKRAEYVAGVVDNYRKACDKVLYKKKYDVVEGKRELLQLFNRSGFSKAYLHKNVGKDMMSYKNPKNTGVPLGIVEGNGEIILKEDISIGDGFRFRDKGFNVNKIISNGIEINEAKRGDRIKLYPTMYKKGDELFKSLDKKLFDKLEAYIKPYARKITLDVNVVFKVSEPLTLKIIYRGKEYEFKGEIVQKAEKRPLDKRRIIESLQKSGDCTFKFEKINFDNYEDGFLRISDLNNLRREALEGIQKDISKSHRRKRPNKLKEEEINYSKDKVELLYQCITKSQLKAIIEEGAKDISIDIFNRHKEGLRIQDLKNLAKSSSVNIYLKVPNIIKSEFNKVIDIIEEVKPYIKGIVTVNVGIINKYKSDLYIIGDYKFNIINSEALKFYQNIIDMPTLSLELNRKEIKNMLKKNKGNIQGIIYGKTELMISEHCPIGSNFGEKSAINDCNLACTRDEFTLIDRINEKFRVMTDIFCRSYILNPVPLNMIDEIDDLKNIGVNSFRVEFRDEDYNEVKNVINMVNGNKDIDNKIYTKGHYRRGIE; encoded by the coding sequence ATGGATAGAGTTGAGATATTAGCACCAGCTGGAAGTATGGAAAGCCTATTTGCAGCAATTAATAAAGGAGCAGATGCAGTTTATTTAGGAGGAAATAAATTTTCGGCTAGAGCATATGCATCAAATTTTGATAATGATAATATGATAAAGGCAATAGATTATGCACACGGGTATGGGGTAAAGATTTATGTAACAATAAACACAATACTTAAGGAAAATGAAATAGAAGAAGCTGTAAGATATGCAGGTTTTTTATATGAAATAGGAGTAGATGCTATAATTATTCAAGATTTAGGGCTTTTTAAAAGAGTTAAGGAGGATTATCCAGATATGGAAATACATGCGTCCACTCAAATGACTATACATAATGGAGAAGGAGCTTTATTTTTTAAGGAGCAAGGATTTAAAAGAATTGTTTTATCAAGGGAGTTATCTATTGATGAAATTAAATATATTTCTAAGGATTTAGACATAGAAACGGAGATATTTGTTCATGGTGCACTTTGTATATCATATTCAGGACAATGCTTAATGAGTTCTATGATTGGTGGTAGAAGTGGAAATAGAGGAAGGTGTGCACAACCTTGTAGAATGGAATACACTTTAAAAGGAAAAACTTCAGGGGAAAAAAAGGCATATTTATTAAGTCCTAAAGATACATGTACAATAGAAGATATGAAAGAAATCATAGATTCAGGTACAGCATCTTTAAAAATTGAAGGAAGAATGAAGAGAGCTGAGTATGTAGCAGGAGTTGTGGATAATTATAGAAAAGCATGTGATAAGGTGTTATATAAGAAAAAATATGATGTAGTAGAAGGGAAAAGAGAGCTATTACAGTTATTTAATAGAAGCGGGTTTTCTAAAGCTTATTTACATAAAAATGTAGGTAAGGATATGATGAGTTATAAAAATCCTAAAAATACAGGAGTTCCATTAGGTATAGTTGAAGGAAATGGAGAAATTATTTTAAAAGAAGATATAAGCATTGGAGATGGTTTTAGATTTAGAGATAAAGGCTTTAATGTAAATAAAATTATAAGTAATGGTATTGAAATAAATGAAGCTAAAAGAGGCGATCGAATTAAGCTATATCCCACTATGTATAAAAAGGGAGATGAATTATTTAAGTCATTAGATAAAAAATTATTTGACAAATTAGAGGCGTACATAAAACCATATGCTAGAAAAATAACATTAGATGTAAATGTAGTATTTAAGGTATCAGAGCCACTTACATTAAAAATAATTTATAGAGGTAAAGAATATGAATTCAAAGGTGAGATTGTACAAAAGGCTGAAAAGAGACCATTAGATAAAAGGAGAATTATTGAATCACTTCAAAAATCAGGAGATTGTACTTTTAAATTTGAAAAAATAAATTTTGATAACTATGAAGATGGATTTTTAAGAATTTCAGACTTAAATAATTTAAGAAGAGAAGCTTTAGAAGGCATTCAAAAAGATATAAGTAAAAGTCATAGAAGAAAGAGACCAAATAAATTAAAGGAAGAAGAAATAAATTATTCTAAAGATAAAGTAGAATTATTATATCAATGTATAACTAAATCACAACTTAAAGCTATTATTGAAGAAGGTGCCAAGGATATCTCAATAGATATATTTAACAGGCATAAAGAAGGTTTGAGAATACAAGATTTGAAAAATTTAGCTAAAAGTAGTAGTGTAAATATTTATTTAAAGGTACCTAATATAATAAAGAGTGAATTTAATAAAGTTATAGATATAATAGAAGAGGTAAAGCCTTATATAAAAGGAATAGTAACTGTAAATGTAGGTATTATTAATAAATATAAAAGTGATCTTTATATAATTGGAGATTACAAGTTTAATATAATAAATTCGGAAGCCTTAAAATTTTATCAAAATATAATAGATATGCCAACTTTAAGTTTAGAATTAAACAGAAAAGAAATAAAAAATATGTTAAAAAAGAATAAAGGTAATATTCAAGGAATTATTTATGGTAAAACAGAGCTTATGATAAGTGAGCATTGTCCAATTGGAAGTAATTTTGGAGAAAAATCAGCTATAAATGATTGTAATTTAGCATGCACAAGAGATGAATTTACACTAATTGATAGAATTAATGAAAAGTTTAGAGTTATGACTGATATATTCTGTAGAAGTTATATTTTAAATCCAGTTCCTCTTAATATGATAGATGAAATAGATGATTTAAAAAATATTGGTGTTAATTCATTTAGAGTTGAGTTTAGAGATGAAGACTATAATGAAGTTAAGAATGTAATAAATATGGTAAATGGAAATAAAGATATTGATAATAAAATTTATACAAAAGGTCACTATAGAAGAGGAATAGAGTAA
- a CDS encoding DUF523 domain-containing protein yields the protein MYIISGCLCGVNCKYNGKNNINPQCVKLLEEGKAILVCPEQLGGLTTPRRPAEIKGTANGVFEGVDKLLNDEGVDVTENFKKGALEVLNIAKILNVEGIILKEGSPSCGVNFVYDGSFSGKKINGMGLTTFLLKKNGFKVISEVNLGGEKSGVLESI from the coding sequence GTGTATATAATAAGTGGGTGCTTGTGTGGGGTAAATTGCAAGTACAATGGAAAAAACAATATTAATCCACAATGTGTTAAATTGCTAGAGGAAGGAAAAGCCATTTTAGTTTGTCCAGAGCAATTAGGAGGACTTACGACTCCAAGAAGGCCAGCGGAGATAAAGGGAACCGCTAATGGTGTATTTGAAGGAGTAGATAAGCTTTTAAATGATGAAGGAGTAGATGTTACAGAGAATTTTAAAAAGGGTGCTTTAGAAGTTTTAAATATTGCCAAGATTCTAAATGTAGAAGGAATAATTTTAAAAGAAGGAAGTCCTTCCTGTGGAGTAAACTTTGTATATGATGGGAGCTTTTCAGGAAAAAAAATAAATGGGATGGGACTTACAACGTTTTTATTGAAGAAAAATGGATTTAAAGTTATAAGTGAAGTAAATTTAGGAGGAGAGAAAAGTGGGGTTTTGGAATCTATTTAA
- the zapA gene encoding cell division protein ZapA, whose product MNTVTIKINGIEYNLKGRENEKYLLQIAEYVDGKVKDIMGNNKKLSSTAAATLVSLNIADELFKADMEIENLIKDRNTLEEKKIIFSERIKEIKSEYDKIINEKDDEIKKLQAIISSMEERLENAEKLVEVLEDKKSDDEYKEKFEKLGQEVVIMEEELKKNIKQKRLLEERNKDIKFQLQNSKYKVLDLENKLVDLQIELAKERKNKNVLLRK is encoded by the coding sequence ATGAATACGGTAACGATTAAGATAAATGGAATAGAATATAATTTAAAAGGAAGAGAAAACGAAAAGTATTTACTACAAATCGCAGAATATGTAGATGGAAAAGTAAAAGATATTATGGGAAATAATAAAAAACTTAGTTCTACCGCAGCAGCTACCCTTGTTTCTTTAAATATTGCAGATGAATTGTTTAAAGCAGATATGGAAATAGAAAATTTAATTAAGGATCGTAATACTTTAGAAGAGAAAAAAATAATCTTTAGTGAACGAATAAAAGAAATAAAAAGCGAATATGATAAAATAATAAATGAAAAAGATGATGAAATAAAAAAATTACAAGCCATAATTTCTTCAATGGAAGAAAGACTAGAAAATGCAGAGAAATTAGTGGAAGTACTTGAAGATAAAAAAAGCGATGATGAATATAAAGAAAAATTTGAAAAACTTGGACAAGAAGTTGTTATAATGGAAGAAGAGTTAAAGAAAAATATTAAACAAAAGCGGCTTTTGGAAGAAAGAAATAAGGATATAAAATTTCAACTTCAAAACTCTAAATATAAGGTATTAGATTTAGAAAATAAACTTGTAGATTTACAAATAGAATTAGCAAAGGAAAGAAAAAATAAAAATGTATTACTTAGAAAGTAA
- a CDS encoding IS256 family transposase, producing the protein MTRKIDTNFDYNEEIKRCKTIDDVMGKNGLIQRLVKDVLENILEGEMEEHLGRNKYERVEAVDQTKKNYRNGYSRKNLRSSFGDVDLDVPRDRNAEFEPQIIKKYETVCTELDKKIISLYAKGMSTSDIQAEIEDLYGITISPSMVSKITDKVLASAAEWQNRALDKIYPIVYLDAMYFKVRSNGKIVNKAVYICLGYTMEGYKDILGIWVDEAEGAKFWLGICNDLKNRGVKEILIACMDGLKGLPQAIKTVFPSVNIQTCIVHQIRNSIKYIASKDKKAFMKDLKEVYKATTEELALAQLDNLKERWGDKYGIVIDSWYNNWSNLSTFFDFSPTIRKMIYTTNILEGFNRQIRKFTKVRVIFPTDESLNKCVYLATMEILEKWTQPIHNWGATLAELSIIFEDQLKDELA; encoded by the coding sequence ATGACAAGAAAAATTGATACCAACTTTGATTACAACGAGGAAATTAAAAGATGTAAAACAATCGATGATGTGATGGGTAAAAACGGATTAATACAAAGATTAGTTAAAGATGTTCTTGAAAATATATTAGAAGGTGAAATGGAAGAACATCTAGGAAGAAATAAATATGAACGTGTAGAAGCAGTTGATCAAACTAAGAAGAACTACAGGAATGGTTATAGTCGCAAAAATTTAAGAAGTTCCTTCGGTGACGTCGACCTAGACGTACCCCGTGATAGAAATGCTGAATTTGAGCCACAAATTATAAAAAAATATGAAACTGTGTGTACTGAGTTAGATAAAAAGATTATATCTTTATATGCTAAAGGTATGTCAACATCTGATATTCAGGCTGAAATTGAAGACTTATATGGAATAACTATATCACCATCGATGGTATCTAAAATAACTGATAAAGTGCTTGCTAGCGCCGCCGAATGGCAAAATAGAGCATTAGATAAAATATATCCAATAGTTTATTTAGATGCTATGTACTTTAAAGTTAGAAGTAATGGAAAGATAGTTAACAAGGCTGTCTATATATGCTTAGGATACACTATGGAAGGATATAAAGATATTTTAGGTATATGGGTTGATGAAGCTGAAGGTGCTAAATTCTGGTTAGGAATTTGCAATGATTTAAAAAATAGAGGTGTAAAAGAAATTTTAATTGCTTGTATGGATGGATTAAAAGGGCTTCCACAAGCTATAAAAACAGTATTTCCATCAGTAAATATTCAAACATGTATTGTTCATCAAATAAGAAATTCAATAAAATACATAGCTTCAAAAGATAAAAAAGCATTTATGAAAGATTTGAAGGAGGTTTATAAGGCTACAACAGAGGAACTTGCGTTAGCACAGCTAGATAATTTAAAGGAGAGATGGGGAGATAAATATGGAATAGTAATAGATTCCTGGTATAATAATTGGAGTAACCTTTCAACATTTTTCGACTTCTCTCCAACTATAAGAAAGATGATTTATACTACAAATATCTTAGAAGGTTTTAATCGTCAAATACGTAAATTCACTAAAGTTAGAGTCATATTCCCAACTGATGAATCTTTAAATAAGTGTGTTTACTTAGCAACGATGGAGATACTAGAAAAATGGACTCAGCCTATACATAATTGGGGTGCTACGTTAGCAGAGCTATCAATAATATTTGAAGATCAATTAAAAGATGAATTAGCTTAA